One segment of Chryseobacterium turcicum DNA contains the following:
- a CDS encoding Y-family DNA polymerase yields MYALVDCNNFFVSCERTLDSTLENKPVVVLSNNDGCVVSRSREAKKLGIPMAAPAFKYKELFKQHDVKVFSAKFELYNFKSQRVIEIATSYVDKTDFEVYSIDELFLDLTSFKYIDTHDYCVNIKNEIQDKENIPVSIGVAPTKTLCKVANRIVKDFPEKFNDGVYILDTPEKIEKALKWLNIGDVWGIGRRLAVTMHDSGVYKAWDLLQKPEMWVRKVMGIHGVRMMNELKGIRQLELDTPSPKKSIAVTRSFMQMLTKKDEVRERVETFGMYCSERLRKQNTCCKMVTVFVQTNRFRKDLPEYRNARTQILPNPTNSSILIGRVVNELFESIFEEGFHYKKAGVIVNDFVPEDQRLISLFEEDTQNQHLPVMKAMDAMNKKYGKDKVRLGSMSGQNTWGRAQMSPEYEAFLKNNTLPEANFRFH; encoded by the coding sequence ATGTACGCTTTAGTAGATTGCAATAATTTTTTTGTTTCGTGCGAAAGAACTTTAGATTCTACGCTTGAAAACAAACCCGTTGTGGTGCTTTCCAACAACGACGGATGTGTGGTGTCTCGAAGTCGGGAAGCGAAAAAGTTGGGAATTCCGATGGCGGCTCCTGCATTTAAGTATAAAGAACTATTTAAACAGCATGATGTAAAAGTTTTTTCTGCAAAATTTGAATTGTATAATTTTAAGAGTCAAAGAGTTATTGAGATTGCTACTTCTTATGTTGATAAAACTGATTTTGAAGTATATTCTATCGATGAATTATTTTTAGACCTGACAAGTTTTAAATATATTGACACGCATGATTATTGTGTTAACATTAAAAATGAAATTCAGGATAAGGAAAATATCCCTGTAAGCATTGGTGTCGCACCTACAAAGACTTTGTGTAAAGTGGCCAATAGAATTGTAAAAGATTTTCCTGAAAAATTTAACGATGGAGTTTATATTTTAGACACTCCGGAAAAAATTGAGAAAGCTTTAAAATGGCTTAATATCGGAGATGTTTGGGGAATAGGAAGGCGACTTGCTGTGACAATGCATGATAGCGGGGTGTATAAAGCTTGGGATCTACTTCAAAAACCTGAAATGTGGGTTCGCAAAGTGATGGGAATTCATGGGGTACGAATGATGAATGAGCTAAAAGGAATTCGTCAATTAGAATTGGATACCCCATCTCCTAAAAAATCGATAGCGGTGACGAGAAGTTTTATGCAAATGCTCACTAAAAAAGATGAGGTGAGAGAACGTGTAGAAACTTTCGGGATGTATTGTTCGGAAAGATTAAGAAAGCAAAATACCTGCTGCAAAATGGTCACTGTTTTTGTGCAAACCAACCGTTTTAGAAAAGATTTGCCGGAATATCGAAATGCAAGAACTCAGATTCTTCCCAATCCTACTAATTCATCGATTCTTATTGGTAGAGTAGTAAATGAATTATTTGAATCTATTTTTGAAGAAGGTTTTCATTATAAAAAAGCGGGTGTTATCGTCAATGATTTTGTTCCGGAAGACCAAAGATTAATTAGTTTGTTTGAAGAAGACACCCAAAACCAGCATTTGCCTGTGATGAAAGCAATGGATGCTATGAATAAAAAATACGGGAAAGATAAAGTGCGTCTCGGAAGCATGAGTGGACAAAATACTTGGGGACGTGCTCAAATGTCGCCTGAATACGAAGCTTTTCTAAAAAATAATACCCTTCCCGAAGCCAATTTTAGATTTCATTAA
- a CDS encoding patatin-like phospholipase family protein, which yields MKKTTLLSLDGGGIRGIITCIILRYIEEQLQIHDKPSAKLGDYFDLVAGSSTGALIAAIILCPDEHRNAKYSIQKGLELYSERGGDIFQVSFWEKLVNPFGLMNEKISQEALEKNLNDFFGNLELKELIKPCLITSYDIENRRAKLFNSWKAHLSTDNFYVKDVCRATSAAPTYFTPVQIKSMYGQIFSLIDGGMFANNPALCAYAEARKIPFAEILKNHQKTNHPTVNDMIIISIGTGIESKSYSFKKMEKAGKIGWVTPIIDILMSANAETVDYQLCQMFQTLGQRNQKNYYRINPSLKNASPAMDNVRRSNIENLIQAGLSYIDDNREILNQIVQKLIKNKI from the coding sequence ATGAAAAAGACAACCTTACTTTCTTTAGACGGAGGCGGAATAAGAGGCATTATTACCTGTATTATTTTACGCTACATAGAAGAGCAATTGCAGATTCATGATAAACCCAGCGCAAAATTGGGAGATTATTTTGATTTGGTTGCAGGAAGCAGCACCGGAGCATTGATTGCAGCGATTATTTTGTGTCCTGACGAGCATAGAAATGCAAAATATTCCATTCAGAAAGGTTTGGAATTATACTCTGAAAGAGGAGGCGATATCTTCCAGGTTTCTTTTTGGGAAAAACTGGTGAATCCGTTTGGATTGATGAATGAAAAAATTTCTCAGGAAGCTTTAGAAAAAAACCTCAACGACTTTTTTGGAAATTTAGAATTAAAAGAACTGATAAAACCATGTTTAATAACAAGTTATGACATAGAAAATCGAAGAGCGAAGCTTTTCAATTCTTGGAAAGCACATTTAAGTACAGATAATTTTTATGTAAAAGATGTCTGCAGAGCGACTTCAGCAGCGCCAACTTATTTTACTCCGGTTCAGATAAAATCGATGTACGGGCAGATTTTCAGTTTAATTGATGGCGGAATGTTTGCTAATAATCCTGCACTTTGCGCTTATGCGGAAGCCAGAAAAATTCCTTTTGCTGAAATTTTGAAAAATCATCAAAAAACCAATCATCCTACAGTCAACGATATGATTATTATTTCTATAGGAACCGGAATTGAATCTAAAAGTTATTCATTTAAAAAGATGGAAAAAGCCGGAAAAATCGGTTGGGTAACTCCTATTATTGATATTTTGATGTCTGCCAATGCAGAAACCGTAGATTATCAACTTTGTCAGATGTTTCAGACTTTAGGACAGAGAAATCAGAAGAATTATTACAGAATCAATCCGTCTTTGAAAAATGCTTCTCCTGCGATGGATAATGTAAGAAGGTCTAATATTGAAAATTTAATTCAGGCAGGATTGAGTTATATTGACGATAACAGAGAAATTTTAAATCAAATTGTGCAGAAATTAATTAAAAACAAAATATAA
- a CDS encoding serine hydrolase domain-containing protein, translating to MIVIIYLMAFLAAVAVLFYLFGYAYIFNGISKTYLRGKSSANIDDGKLFTSNIIHTTKPVLWDEHSDYNKKNLPKNIVDDLIHSNTASFLVIKEGKLLHEQYWNGYNELSKTNSFSMAKAVTVMLFGKALEEGKIKSIDTPFSEFYDEFKNKPLGKEVSLKHLAQMESGLNWDENYKNPFLPNARAYYGTSLMKATFSRTFKEKPGEKFEYQSGSTQLLGFAVKKAVNQSLSSYLSEKFWIPLGMEQNADWSVDQSGMEKTYCCIHSNARDLAKLGQLFLNDGKVGNQQILNLDFIEQMRTPTEKSDEIYGMGLWINNDNPIKHYYFLGLQGQYIIIIPEHKMVIVRTGSYNNLPKTDRGRPDQVKFLVNETVKVFA from the coding sequence GAGCGCCAATATTGATGACGGAAAACTTTTCACAAGCAACATTATCCATACCACAAAACCGGTCTTGTGGGATGAACATTCTGATTACAACAAAAAAAATCTACCTAAAAACATTGTTGATGACCTCATCCACTCCAATACAGCTTCATTTTTGGTCATAAAAGAAGGAAAATTACTTCATGAGCAATATTGGAACGGCTATAATGAGCTTTCAAAAACCAATTCTTTTTCGATGGCAAAAGCGGTTACCGTTATGCTTTTTGGAAAAGCTTTGGAAGAAGGTAAAATTAAAAGTATTGACACTCCTTTTTCTGAATTTTATGATGAGTTTAAAAATAAACCTTTAGGTAAAGAGGTAAGTTTAAAGCATCTGGCCCAAATGGAATCTGGCCTAAACTGGGATGAAAATTATAAAAATCCTTTTCTCCCAAATGCTCGGGCGTATTATGGAACAAGTTTGATGAAAGCTACCTTTTCGAGAACATTTAAAGAAAAGCCAGGTGAAAAATTTGAGTACCAAAGCGGCTCTACTCAGCTTTTAGGATTTGCAGTAAAAAAAGCAGTCAACCAATCTTTATCAAGCTATTTATCTGAAAAATTCTGGATTCCGTTGGGTATGGAGCAAAATGCCGATTGGAGTGTTGACCAAAGCGGAATGGAAAAAACATATTGCTGCATTCACTCTAATGCAAGAGATCTTGCAAAACTCGGACAGCTATTTTTAAATGATGGAAAAGTAGGGAATCAACAAATTTTAAATTTAGATTTTATCGAACAGATGAGAACACCAACTGAAAAATCTGATGAAATCTACGGAATGGGACTTTGGATTAACAATGATAATCCTATAAAACATTATTATTTCCTGGGGCTTCAAGGTCAATATATCATTATTATTCCTGAGCACAAAATGGTCATTGTAAGAACCGGAAGCTACAATAACCTTCCTAAAACTGACAGGGGAAGACCCGACCAGGTGAAGTTTTTAGTGAATGAAACGGTAAAAGTATTTGCTTAA
- a CDS encoding IS630 family transposase, with the protein MRCWLKPLQNQEEYLLKAEQLKSLMSLTKDDYLDVYFADESGFSLTPSISYHWQQKNVNVKIIPRHSKRINVFGMMSKNNNLFQRHHIGKITSDFVIQAIDEFSKTITKKTVICLDNARIHHSKEFKAQISKWKKLDIEIFYLPKYSPHLNSIEILWRKIKYEWLRAKD; encoded by the coding sequence ATACGATGTTGGCTCAAACCTCTACAAAATCAAGAAGAATATCTATTGAAAGCAGAGCAATTGAAGAGTTTAATGAGTCTGACGAAAGATGATTATTTGGATGTATACTTTGCTGATGAGAGCGGATTTTCTTTAACTCCCTCCATTTCTTACCATTGGCAACAAAAAAATGTAAATGTAAAAATTATACCCAGGCACAGTAAAAGAATCAATGTTTTTGGGATGATGTCTAAGAATAATAATCTTTTTCAGCGTCATCATATTGGAAAAATAACTTCTGATTTTGTAATTCAGGCCATTGATGAATTTTCAAAAACAATCACAAAGAAGACTGTTATTTGTTTAGATAATGCACGGATACATCATTCTAAGGAATTTAAAGCCCAAATTTCAAAATGGAAGAAGTTAGATATTGAAATTTTTTATCTTCCAAAATATAGTCCACATCTTAATTCTATTGAAATTCTTTGGCGAAAAATAAAGTATGAATGGCTTCGTGCAAAAGATTAA
- a CDS encoding M15 family metallopeptidase produces MDKVTLQRIEKLHPFVREEVKQIIKECDEALTGKAKIRITQGLRSFEEQEKLYAIGRITNAKKVTNAKAGQSIHNYGLAVDICLIIDGKTASWDTAKDWDNDAVADWYECVKIFAKHGWDWGGNWKTFKDLPHFEKKNFPTKKGLSRTSWRALAKLKRDEENYIIF; encoded by the coding sequence ATGGATAAAGTAACATTACAGAGAATCGAAAAACTACATCCTTTTGTAAGAGAGGAAGTAAAACAAATTATTAAAGAATGTGATGAAGCATTAACCGGAAAAGCGAAAATCAGAATTACCCAGGGACTGCGAAGTTTTGAGGAACAAGAAAAATTATACGCCATTGGAAGAATTACAAATGCAAAAAAAGTAACCAATGCCAAAGCGGGGCAAAGCATTCACAATTACGGATTGGCAGTAGATATTTGCTTAATCATCGACGGAAAAACTGCAAGTTGGGATACCGCAAAAGATTGGGATAATGATGCTGTTGCCGATTGGTACGAATGTGTGAAAATTTTCGCAAAACATGGTTGGGATTGGGGCGGAAACTGGAAAACATTCAAAGACCTCCCCCACTTTGAAAAGAAGAATTTCCCGACTAAAAAAGGTTTGTCAAGAACAAGTTGGAGAGCGCTAGCTAAGCTTAAAAGAGATGAGGAAAATTACATCATTTTTTAA